Proteins from one Oscillatoria nigro-viridis PCC 7112 genomic window:
- a CDS encoding DUF2237 family protein has protein sequence MVTEATNVLGGKLETCCTSPMTGYYRDGKCNTGGGDFGVHTVCAQLTEEFLQFTKSKGNDLSTPVPEFNFPGLKSGDCWCLCASRWKEAMDAGVAPPVVLAATHALTLEYVSLDELKQHAADL, from the coding sequence ATGGTGACGGAAGCTACAAATGTTTTGGGCGGAAAATTAGAGACTTGCTGCACGTCGCCCATGACGGGGTATTATCGAGACGGCAAATGCAATACAGGCGGTGGCGACTTTGGGGTTCACACTGTTTGCGCTCAACTGACAGAAGAGTTTTTGCAATTCACTAAATCGAAGGGAAATGATTTGAGCACTCCGGTTCCCGAATTTAACTTTCCCGGTTTGAAGTCTGGGGATTGCTGGTGCTTGTGTGCGTCTCGGTGGAAGGAAGCAATGGATGCAGGAGTTGCGCCACCTGTGGTTTTGGCTGCGACTCACGCCTTGACTTTGGAATACGTTTCTTTGGATGAATTGAAGCAGCACGCTGCTGATTTGTAG
- a CDS encoding GNAT family N-acetyltransferase, whose product MRVRTYEIGDTQQIVKLFYDTIHEVNIRDYTQAQVDAWAPADMDIESWTKSLSSKFTFVAEEGDRIAGFGELEASGHIDCFFCHQHFQRQGVGRLILKQIESKAQDLGINKLFAEASITARPFFESQGFIVIRKQEVECRGQKFINFAMEKNI is encoded by the coding sequence ATGAGAGTACGAACCTACGAAATCGGTGATACCCAACAAATTGTAAAACTGTTTTACGACACCATACACGAAGTAAACATCCGCGATTACACACAAGCACAAGTAGATGCTTGGGCTCCAGCCGATATGGATATCGAAAGTTGGACTAAAAGTTTAAGCAGTAAATTTACTTTCGTAGCAGAAGAGGGCGATCGAATTGCAGGTTTTGGGGAATTAGAAGCAAGCGGCCATATCGATTGCTTTTTCTGTCATCAACATTTTCAAAGGCAAGGAGTCGGCAGGCTAATTTTAAAACAAATTGAGTCAAAAGCCCAAGACTTAGGAATTAACAAGTTATTTGCCGAAGCCAGCATTACAGCTCGACCTTTTTTTGAAAGCCAAGGGTTTATTGTGATTAGAAAACAAGAAGTAGAATGCAGAGGACAAAAATTCATCAACTTTGCCATGGAAAAAAATATATAA
- a CDS encoding Vat family streptogramin A O-acetyltransferase: protein MTEIGPDPNRPYPMADQRRVCFIKNFIKSPNIIVGDYSYYDDPIEPENFERNVLYNYGNDRLIIGKFCAIATNVKFIMNGANHKLDGISTYPFPVFGNGWETAMNLVMELPSKGDTVIGNDVWLGYESLIMPGVKIGDGAVIAAKSVVVKDIPAYTVVGGNPAHPIKQRFSDGEVAQLLEIRWWDWEIDKISRHVSIIMQGDIQALKNAE from the coding sequence ATGACAGAAATTGGGCCAGATCCAAACCGACCCTATCCGATGGCCGACCAAAGGCGCGTATGCTTCATCAAAAACTTTATTAAATCCCCCAACATTATCGTCGGCGATTACTCCTATTATGACGATCCAATAGAGCCAGAAAACTTTGAAAGAAATGTACTTTATAACTACGGAAACGATCGATTAATTATTGGCAAATTTTGTGCGATCGCCACCAATGTCAAATTCATTATGAACGGTGCAAATCACAAACTAGACGGCATTTCAACTTATCCTTTTCCGGTTTTTGGTAATGGTTGGGAAACAGCCATGAATTTAGTAATGGAACTGCCAAGTAAAGGCGATACCGTCATTGGCAATGATGTTTGGCTCGGCTATGAATCCCTGATTATGCCTGGAGTCAAAATCGGCGACGGTGCCGTCATTGCCGCCAAATCCGTTGTAGTAAAAGACATTCCCGCTTACACCGTTGTGGGCGGAAACCCCGCCCATCCAATCAAACAGCGTTTTAGCGATGGTGAAGTTGCACAACTATTAGAAATTCGGTGGTGGGATTGGGAAATCGACAAGATTTCGCGCCATGTCAGCATAATTATGCAAGGCGATATTCAAGCACTCAAAAATGCCGAGTAA